The DNA region ATCGTCATCGGAAGTTTAAACGGCGATGCATAAGAGGATTTGAATAGGCTGCAAGAGGTCAGAAGATATCTTATTATGTGTTCGATCATCGGGGGGCGGCAACTTGGGGATCACCAGTGAACACGCTGCTCGCACCAAGCAAACCGTGCCATCAATGGACGGGGACCATGTTCTCGACCACGCGTACGACTCGCTTGCGACCCTTGCTGGCCTGGCAAGACGAGGGTCTTTCGTGGTGCCGCCGGGGTGGAGGATCGCATCATGAACCCACTTAAGATTGCCATTGTAGGAGCAACAGGCGCCGTTGGCGCTGAACTGATCAAGCTGTTGGAAAAGTCTCACATCCCGGTTTCGCAGCTAGGGCTGATTGCGTCATCGCGCTCAGCCGGGCGTCAAATAGCGTTTCGGGGCGGGGCGTGGCCTGTGGATGTTATCGAGAGCGCGGGTAATACGACTTTCGACATGGCCTTCTTCTCGGCGGGCGGAGCCATCAGCCTAGAATGGGCACCGCGGTTCGCAGCAAGCGGCGCATTGGTGATAGACAACTCAAACGCGTTTAGAATGAACCCCGATGTGCCGCTCCTTGTCCCACAAGTGAACCCCTGCGTGCTGACCTCGCGGCCAGATTGTGGGATAGTGGCAAATCCAAACTGTTCCACAATCCAGCTGGTGCGAGCCATTCGCCCGCTGGTCCAAGTACTTGCCATTCGCCAGATAGTGTTGACTACGTACCAAGCAGCCTCTGGTGGAGGCTTGAGGGGCATCAACGAACTCCTAACCGGTTCAAAAGGCGTGCTGGATGGAACCGATGAGCCATCCAGTGAGCGGTTCCCGGTCGCGCTTGCTTTCAATGTGATACCTCAGGTAGGCGAGTTTTCCGCTGACGGGGCGACGCTCGAGGAGCGAAAGCTGATCCAGGAATCGCGCAAGATATTTAGTTTGTCGGAACTGAAGCTGACCGCAACCTGCGTACGCGTTCCGGTAACAAATGGGCACTCGGAAGCCGTTTACATCGAGTTTAGGGAGCACGTTTCGCTGAATAACGTGCGTGAACTTCTAGCGCGCGAGCGAGGTATCCAGCTTTATGATAACGCAAGTTGCCGACCTTATCCCACACCACGTCTGCTGCAAAACCATGGTGACGTCCATGTCGGCCGGATCCGAGTAAATCCCGATGATGGCCGAGGGCTTTGGATGTGGGTGGTTGCTAACAATCTGCATGTAGGAGCCGCACTCAACGCAGTGCAAATTGCAGAACTTGCGGTCAGTAACCGGCTTGTAGGTGCAATATGAACTTAACGATCCTGAAGTTCGGCGGGGCTTCATTCCTAAAGCCCGATCACTATTGCCGAGTTGCTTCGCAGATAGCAAGACGACGAGAAGGTGCCGGCAAAATCATCACGGTAGTCAGTGCAATGTCCGGCACGACGGGCAATCTAAAAACAGCGATGCTTGACGTCAACAATCGCGCACCGCCATCAGCTTTGGATGCAGCGCTTGCCACGGGAGAGATGCTAAGCGCCTGTTTGTTGCAGGCTGCTATTAGTCGGCTTGACATCCCCGTCACGTCACTGTGCGGCTATACATTGGGAATACGCACAAACTCTGATTTTGGTCGTGCTTCAATCGAAGAAGTCGATACAGCGCCTGTTCTCAAGGCGCTTGAAAACCACGATATTGTCATCGTCACGGGCGGTCAAGCAATTGATCGGTCGGGAAGGCTGACCATGTTGGGAAGAAATAGTTCTGATCTGACAGCAGTGGTCATTGCTGCATCATTGAATTGTTCATTTTGTGAAATCTACTCAGATGTATGCGGCGTATACACTGCAGATCCCTATATCATTCCAAGTGCGCGGTTGATCCCCGAACTTACTTTTCGGGCTATTGCTCAGATGTCTCAACATGGCGCAAAGGTGCTGCACCACCGCGCAGTGGGGTACGCGGAACGACATGGCGTCTCGATCATTTGCAAGTCGTTGCAAGGCGATGGGGAGATCGTTGGCACGCGCGTGGGGCCTGCGGGAGAGGCCAACTCGGTTGTGCTGGCTCGTGATGCGACGTTGCTCTCCTTCAATAAGGTTAGCGACCGTGATCTAGCTTGCTCGAACCTAGATCAAATTGAAGTTGGCGCAATCCCGCTTGCGACTCAAGGCGGTGGCGCTTGTATGTGCCTCACCGGCGACGCCGACTTCGCAATCCAAAGGCTTGAACTTACCGGCCCACTTCCGAGTTCAATTGAATCGGCCACTTTAGTAAGCGAGATTGGATCTGGAGAGCCACGTCACCATCTTGAGTATGAATTTGAAAGGGCGGTCGACTTGGCCCGGCGTATTCACGAGACACTATATCCAGAAGGTGACACAAAGTTCCCGGCTGAATCGAATAAGCAGCGTTCGGCCTATAGTTCTCTGCTTCTCGGTTCCTGATGTTTTGGGTTGTGTACCGTTGTCCAGGGATCTCTGTGGCCAAGGCCAAATGTGCGTTTCTGTCGGGCGGAGCTTCGCGGAGCACCGCATGTCCGCCTCTGCCGGTGAGGTGGCTCGGCTTGCACGGCGCGTCCGAGGGTTAGTCGGGCGTGCCGAGCCGATCCTCATCACAGGAGGACGAGCCGTGACAGACTACAAGGAAGCATTCGTCGGAAACGACGTCGCGAAGTTGAGAAACGCCGTCGGGGTTGCGATTGACGTAAGCGGTGTTCCGGCAGCACCTTCCGAATGATGTCGTTATCTGAGAACCTGCGGGCTGGTTTGAGCCGCTAGGTTTAGAATGATCACAGATGACGATGCTATCACCAGGCCAGCGCAGCGGGTTTGAGGTGTTCACGGGAGCGGGTCGCCGCCGCGCGTGGCTTCATGAAGCGAAGGCGCGGATCGTCGGGAAGCGGCGAGCTGCGGCCGTCAGGCGGCGTGGTTCCATGGCATAAGCGCGTCGATTTCGTTGCTCGGCCAGCCGTTGGCGATACGCTGAAGTGTTAGGCGGGGCCAGGCGAATGGATCGACGTTGTTTATTTTCGCACGTAAGCGTAGCGCCGAGGCCCTTGAGATTGTTTGTGCTTAGATTTGGGAGGATCGCTAGAAGAGTCACCTTCGGCAAGGGTGCTCACAATGGACGACCATTCGGACGACATAAGACGACCGTTGTCGCCGCGTATCGAAGTGTATGCTGGCGTAGGTCGAAAGCGCTGGCCGGATGATTTGAAGGCACAGATTGCGGCGGAAAGCCTCGAGCCGGGTGCGATTGTCACAGATGTCGCCCGCCGCCATGGCTGCCGGCCCCAGCAGGTGCATGACTGGCGCCGTCGAGCGCGTTTGGGCCAGTTGGTGCTGCCGGCTTCGGCGGATACCTTATCGTTTGTGCCTTTGGTACCGGAAACGACGCTACCGGCGGCTGCGGAGCCCTCCGTGTCGCCGGTAGCAGCCGTCGTTAGCATCGTTGGTTTGGATTTGGCTAAGAACGTGTTTCAGGTCCACGGCGCGGGGCAGGATGGAAGGATGGTCCTGCGTAAAGAGCTCAACCGCAGCAGATTGCTCGAGTTTTTCGCCAAGTTGCCAAGGTGTGTGGTTGCGATGGAGGCCTGCGCCAGCGCTCACTATTGGGGACGGGAGATCGGTAAATTGGGGCACGAGGTCCGGCTGATCCATCCCTCCTACGTGAAGCCCTTCGTTAAGCGTCAGAAGAACGATGCAGCGGATGCGGAAGCGATCGCCGAAGCCGCGTCTCGACCAACGATGCGCTTTGTCGGCGTCAAGAGCGCCGAGAAGCAAGCCTCTTCCATGGCATTCAAGGTTCGTGATCTCTTGGTTCGACAGCGTACACAGGCGATTAATGCTTTGCGCGGACATCTTGCGGAATACGGCTTGATCGTTGCTCAGGGCGTGAGACATATCCCCCGCCTGGATGAGCTCTTGGCAGCATATCCGGACCTGCCCGATCTTGCTCGTGGCCTTTGCCAGAATCTCTTGAGGCATGTGGAAGCCCTGTCGCAGCAGATAGCAGAGCTGGAGAAGGGGCGTAAGCGGCAAAGAGACCCCCGTCTGGCGGAGTGGGTGAGCGATCGGCTATCGGCTGCTGAGTTTGTGAGCCGATGTGAGCTTCTATGTCTGCGCCTAGTTCTGGAACTAGAACCTTCCATATGATCGAAGCGGTCGCCGACCGTCTTGAGGGAGCGCCGCGTCAGCTTCGCCGACGCTGGTCGGACGAGTTCAAGGCGCAAGTTGTGACAGAGGCGCTGGAGCCTGGCGCGAGCGTCTCGGCGATCGCCCGCCGGATCGGCATTCACCCGTCGCAGCTGTTCGCCTGGCGCCGTGATGCTCGGGCCGAGCGGCATTATCGCTCGCGGCCCTCGAGTTGCGAGGGTGTGGTGGCTTCTGTGGCAGGCGCGGTGATCGAAATTGCGATTGGCGAGGTGGTCGTGCGCGCCGGCGTGGATGTTGACGAGGCGCACTTGCAGCGGGTGATCCGGGCGGTCCGTTCGGCATGATCCCCTCTGGTGTGAAGGTGTTCCTGGCCAGCCATCCAGTCGACTTCCGCAAGGGTATCGATGGCCTTGTTGCGCTGGTGCGCGATGCGGGCTCAGATCCGTTCGACGGTGCGCTTTATGTCTTCCGGGCCAAAAGAGCCGACAGAATAAAGATCGTATGGTGGAATGGCTCCGGCGTGTGCCTCTATTTAAAACTGCTTGAAAAGGCGAAGTTCTGCTGGCCGCGGATCGGGCATCATCGGGTGCAGATGAATCCTGCGCAGTTGATGGCACTGGTGGATGGAATGGACTGGAAGCGGGTCCGGACCGTGGCGGTCAAGCCGTCGGAGATTGTTGGGTAAAAGCGCTGCGGCGAAGTGAATCAGTGAGCTGAAAAGGCAAGAGAACCGGGGCAAAATGTGCTCGGGTCGGGCCAATGACGCCGCCGCCCGATCTCAGCCTCCCGAATGACATAGAGACGCTGAAGGCCATGGTACTTGCCATGGCCGAGAAGGCGGCCCGCGCCGATGCTCTGGAGAGCGAAGTCGCCGATCTCAGGGCGCGCAACGCCGATGCCGATGCGCGCATCGCGCGGCTGACGCAGATCCTGAAGGCCTTCGACCGCGCCCGGTTCGGCCGACGATCGGAAAAGCTCGGCTCTGCGAACGGTGACGATGAACAGCAGAGCTTTGTCTTCGAGGAAATCGAGACCGGCATCGCTGCGATCAAGGCCCAGGTCAGCAAGGGCCGTGAGCAGGCGGACGGCAAGCGTGCACCGCGTCGGCGCAAGGGCTTTGCGCCCCATCTGGAACGGATCGAAACGGTCATTGAGCCGGAAGAGCTGGCTGAGCATGCCGGCAAGCAGAAGGTGCTGATCGGCGAGGACGTGTCGGAGCGTCTGGATGTGGTGCCGGTGAAGTTCCGTGTGATCGTCACGCGCCGTGCCATACCAAACCCGTTCGGCATAGTTCGGCGGGCGGCATAAACCTGCAAGATCAACGACGTTGATCCGCTGGGCTACCTCACCGACGTCACGATCAGCTTGCTTTGGGCTTACCGAAGGCAAGAACTCAAGCCGTGGCCTGAAGACGACGGTTACCGCTTGACTGTCTCACTGACGTCCTGACCAGGATCGTCTGCGGTCATCCCAACCGCGACATCGACGAGCTGCCGACCTGGGCAAAGCAACTAAATCCCTCTAAGCCGTGGCCTAAGAGCGACGCGGAAGCGGCTGACGCATATGTGTGTTTTTAGTGACCGGCCACCGAGGGCTCATGCCGTCTTAAGCCCGCGAACTGGACTTCTTTGACAGCGAAACAACCGCTCTTAATGCGCGAGTATTCACCATCCTCGGCCACTAACTCGGAACCATGCTGGCACCAGGTCGCGGTCATGCATCGCGAATTCTTCGGCAACCGTCGACAGTTTCGGTAGGGCCAGAGCTTGCCGCGATCGATCGCCAGAGTACATCAATGATTTCCAGCACGCGTTCTCTTGCCGACAAGACTCGCCCTTGATGTGATTGATGACGAAGTATGCCCTCATCAGGCGAAGTCCCGGGTTGCGAAGCGGACGAGTTTCCGGTGAACGAAGAGCGCGTGATCACCGGCGGCCCGCTGGAGCTGTGGGCTCGTTTAGGTTGCGATGCGGCCGGATCGGGCCGCTTCATGTCACGCTCTTTGCCGGCAGCTGGTCCTGCCGCCGGAACGCCGCCCACAAAGACCGGATTTTGTCGGCGATGAGCGGATGCCTTCCGGCGTTACTCATGCCGAGGGTCCTGCCGACGCTGTCCATTTGCTCATACGAAGCCCGTCACTCCAGCAACACCACCGTTCTACAGGGCATTTGTAAGGCTTGCAGCAGTGCGCATTTCCTGGCGAACGGTTCATTCCACCTTGAGCGCTCGTGGCAAGCACCCAAGGATCAGTAACAGTATCACAGCTGATGACAAGGCCGACCATTGATCTCCTCAAGATTAAGAAACGCGTGCCGAAAATGGTCTCCTCGCCGATGGTTGCGCTATCTTGTCCCCTGTTTTCGGCGGTAATGGACGGTAGCGCGCGGCTCGAAGCCATGCTGGGAGCACGATTGACGAGTGCGTGTAGCCCATCGGCAACCCTCGCCGAAAACAGTGGTGTTCATCCAGAGCCGCGCCATCACGGCGAAGGATTCTTTTAGATCTTGATCGACAACTAAGTGGGTCGAAATCAGCGATAGTAGCCGAGCACCAGGACTCACTCGGATACTGTGAATGACAGAAGACTATGGGCATTAGTAGGTTCTTCGCTTCCGGTTCTTAGGTAAGTGAGTGGAGTATCTCGGGAAGACTGGTTAGCGCAACGCCGAAAAGTGGCGCACGCTTCGGTCACTGTATCCAGAGCCAGCAAGATCTGTGAGTAGCATGCTTGCTTGGAATAACTTACCAGCGAAGGAAGGCGACTATGAATGAAACGACTGGTGAGCCACTTGGTATGCAGTCTTTGGAAAAGCTGGAATCAAATGTTCGCTCATACTCACGTTCATTTCCGGCAATTTTCAGTCGAGCGCGCGGCTCAATTATAAAGACGGAGGCTGGTCAAGAGGCCATTGACTTTCTCTCCGGTGCCGGAGCGCTGAACTACGGCCACAACAATCACCGAATCAAAACTGCTCTTACGGAGTATCTAGCGTCGGATGCCGTAATCCATGGACTAGACATGGTAACTCCCGCAAAAATTGAGTTCATGGAGACGTTCAGCTCTGTCATACTTCGCGAACGAGGGCTGCACTACCGTTTCCAATTCACTGGGCCAACTGGTGCCAATGCTATTGAAGCGGCATTGAAGCTCTCACGGAGAGTCACCGGACGCCAAAATATCATTTCATTCACGCATGGATACCACGGCGCCAGCTTAGGGGCGCTTGCTGTGAGCGGTAATCGATTTTATCGCGCGGCCAGCGGTGCTTTTTTGTTTGGCGCAACTTTCATGCCCTACGATGGCTATCTTGGGCCAAGTGTTGATACGGTGGGCTATCTACGAAAAGTATTGACGGACGAGAGTAGCGGCATCGATCGTCCCGCTGCCATTCTCGTCGAAACTGTGCAGGGAGAAGGGGGCATAAATGTTGCTCGCAAGGAATGGTTGCAGGCAGTTCAGGCCACGGCAAAAGATATTGACGCCCTTTTCATTGTTGATGATATCCAGATGGGTTGTGGTCGGACAGGTGAATTCTTCAGCTTCGAGTTTGCAGCGTTGTCCCCAGATATTGTCGTGCTGTCGAAATCACTCAGTGGGTATGGTCTGCCACTATCAATGTTGTTGATCAAAGAGGAGTACGACGCATGGCGGCCAGGGGAACACCCCGGCACGTTTCGAGGAAACAACTTTGCGCTTGTGTCTGCCACCGCCGCTGTAGACATTTATTGGCGCAGCCAAACTTTGTCGCAGGAAGTGCTACGCAAGGGGGAACTTATGCGGCGTCGACTGGAGGGCATTGCATCCAGTCACTGCAACAATTTTGCCGTTCGAGGGCGCGGCATGGTGCTCGGGTTTGATTGCCGAACGGCAGAGATTGCAGAGTCTACGGTGCGCAAGGCCTTTGAGAAGGGGTTGATTATCGAACGATGTGGGCCCATTGATCAGGTTATAAAGTTTTTGCCAGCACTCACGATCGATCCTGAAACATTGACTCAAGGAATTGATATTTTCGAGGAGTCTTTGGCGGAAACCCTGAAACAAGCTGGGTCGGTAGTGGATTGAATCGTGGTGTTCGTCCGGATGACCAATAGGGCGTGGCCGCGTGACGGGTCGCGGGCACCGAAGGTGCAGCACAGGCGGAGTCCGTGGAGATATCCAGCGCCGCTGGCCAGGGCCTGCCAGTGATCGATGGTCCAGGTGAATCGTCGTTTTATGAGCTGCAGCGCAGTTCGTCGATGCCTGTCAAGGAGGCGGTGAACCGTTCCAGCGCGTGAGCAAGTAGTCCATCGGCTTGGCGAGGTCGTTGCGACGCGAGAGGTTGACGCGCCACTCGCGCATCCAGGTTTCAAAATCGGCGACCAACGGTGCGCTCAGCTCCCGGCAGGTCGTCCGGCGCCGTTCGGGGCTTTGGCCGTTGATGCCTCGTTCAACCGTAACCGGCATGAGGGCCTCACCTCGCAGTGACGAAGCTTGTCTGCGATACAGGCTGGCAAGAGCTGATCGGTGGAGGTGGCGCGATGGCAAATGCCATGCTTGATGCCAGGCAGGAAGGTGACTCTTATCGCCGCGTTGAGGTGATCACTGGGGAGCGCCGGCGGCGACGGTGGACGAGCGAGGAGAAGGCCCGGATCGCGGCAGAGAGCTTTGAGGAGGGGGCGAACATCTCCGAGGTGGCGCGGCGCAATGGCGTCTCTCGCGGACTGCTCACGGTGTGGCGCCGCCAGGTAGCGGCGGCGCTGGCCGGCAAAGCCCAGAACTTCGTGCCTATCCAAATTGGCGCCGAGAGCGATGGCGGGAGGGTTGGCAAGTCCGAGTGTATTTCGCCGGTACAGACGAAGCCCGTGGAGATTGCCACGCCGCCGGCCAAGGTCTGTGGAGTGGTCGAGATCGAGGTGAACGGGGCGCGCATCCGGGTCGAGCCGGGGGTGGAACTGGCGACGCTTTCGGTGGTGCTATCGGCGCTTCGAGGGATCCGGTGATTGCTCTACGGTCAGACCTCAAGGTGGTGCTGGCGGCCCAGCCGGTCGACTTTCGTAAGTC from Bradyrhizobium sp. B124 includes:
- a CDS encoding aspartate-semialdehyde dehydrogenase, coding for MNPLKIAIVGATGAVGAELIKLLEKSHIPVSQLGLIASSRSAGRQIAFRGGAWPVDVIESAGNTTFDMAFFSAGGAISLEWAPRFAASGALVIDNSNAFRMNPDVPLLVPQVNPCVLTSRPDCGIVANPNCSTIQLVRAIRPLVQVLAIRQIVLTTYQAASGGGLRGINELLTGSKGVLDGTDEPSSERFPVALAFNVIPQVGEFSADGATLEERKLIQESRKIFSLSELKLTATCVRVPVTNGHSEAVYIEFREHVSLNNVRELLARERGIQLYDNASCRPYPTPRLLQNHGDVHVGRIRVNPDDGRGLWMWVVANNLHVGAALNAVQIAELAVSNRLVGAI
- a CDS encoding uridylate kinase, whose translation is MNLTILKFGGASFLKPDHYCRVASQIARRREGAGKIITVVSAMSGTTGNLKTAMLDVNNRAPPSALDAALATGEMLSACLLQAAISRLDIPVTSLCGYTLGIRTNSDFGRASIEEVDTAPVLKALENHDIVIVTGGQAIDRSGRLTMLGRNSSDLTAVVIAASLNCSFCEIYSDVCGVYTADPYIIPSARLIPELTFRAIAQMSQHGAKVLHHRAVGYAERHGVSIICKSLQGDGEIVGTRVGPAGEANSVVLARDATLLSFNKVSDRDLACSNLDQIEVGAIPLATQGGGACMCLTGDADFAIQRLELTGPLPSSIESATLVSEIGSGEPRHHLEYEFERAVDLARRIHETLYPEGDTKFPAESNKQRSAYSSLLLGS
- a CDS encoding transposase, producing MIEAVADRLEGAPRQLRRRWSDEFKAQVVTEALEPGASVSAIARRIGIHPSQLFAWRRDARAERHYRSRPSSCEGVVASVAGAVIEIAIGEVVVRAGVDVDEAHLQRVIRAVRSA
- the tnpB gene encoding IS66 family insertion sequence element accessory protein TnpB (TnpB, as the term is used for proteins encoded by IS66 family insertion elements, is considered an accessory protein, since TnpC, encoded by a neighboring gene, is a DDE family transposase.), which gives rise to MIPSGVKVFLASHPVDFRKGIDGLVALVRDAGSDPFDGALYVFRAKRADRIKIVWWNGSGVCLYLKLLEKAKFCWPRIGHHRVQMNPAQLMALVDGMDWKRVRTVAVKPSEIVG
- the ectB gene encoding diaminobutyrate--2-oxoglutarate transaminase translates to MQSLEKLESNVRSYSRSFPAIFSRARGSIIKTEAGQEAIDFLSGAGALNYGHNNHRIKTALTEYLASDAVIHGLDMVTPAKIEFMETFSSVILRERGLHYRFQFTGPTGANAIEAALKLSRRVTGRQNIISFTHGYHGASLGALAVSGNRFYRAASGAFLFGATFMPYDGYLGPSVDTVGYLRKVLTDESSGIDRPAAILVETVQGEGGINVARKEWLQAVQATAKDIDALFIVDDIQMGCGRTGEFFSFEFAALSPDIVVLSKSLSGYGLPLSMLLIKEEYDAWRPGEHPGTFRGNNFALVSATAAVDIYWRSQTLSQEVLRKGELMRRRLEGIASSHCNNFAVRGRGMVLGFDCRTAEIAESTVRKAFEKGLIIERCGPIDQVIKFLPALTIDPETLTQGIDIFEESLAETLKQAGSVVD
- a CDS encoding transposase translates to MPVTVERGINGQSPERRRTTCRELSAPLVADFETWMREWRVNLSRRNDLAKPMDYLLTRWNGSPPP
- a CDS encoding transposase, whose product is MANAMLDARQEGDSYRRVEVITGERRRRRWTSEEKARIAAESFEEGANISEVARRNGVSRGLLTVWRRQVAAALAGKAQNFVPIQIGAESDGGRVGKSECISPVQTKPVEIATPPAKVCGVVEIEVNGARIRVEPGVELATLSVVLSALRGIR